A genomic window from Candidatus Kouleothrix ribensis includes:
- a CDS encoding sigma-70 family RNA polymerase sigma factor: MSDTGEHNHGDAAADLLRQMACGDLAALEQVFMRYQRQVYQLALGITRNAETAEEVLQDTFYRLYQHAADLDGTLPLLPWLYRVAANLSYNCARRPTLWSVPFHRLAERLLAPALRSPEHIAEQHELQSLLRAVLDELPPHHRAVLVLHYLEDHTIPEIAEILDCPAGTVKSRLHHARKLLKGRLERRYGGGALLPDQP, translated from the coding sequence ATGAGCGACACAGGCGAGCACAACCATGGCGATGCTGCGGCGGATTTGCTGCGACAGATGGCGTGCGGCGATCTAGCGGCGCTCGAGCAGGTGTTCATGCGCTACCAGCGGCAGGTGTACCAGCTGGCGCTCGGCATCACGCGCAACGCCGAGACCGCCGAAGAAGTGCTGCAAGATACGTTCTACCGGCTATACCAGCACGCCGCCGATCTCGATGGCACGCTGCCACTGTTGCCCTGGCTGTACCGCGTGGCGGCCAACCTATCGTACAACTGCGCGCGGCGCCCGACCCTGTGGAGCGTGCCGTTTCACCGGCTGGCCGAGCGGCTGCTCGCGCCGGCACTGCGCTCGCCCGAACATATCGCCGAGCAGCACGAGCTACAATCGCTGCTACGCGCGGTGCTCGACGAGCTGCCGCCGCACCATCGGGCCGTGCTGGTGCTACACTACCTGGAAGATCATACGATCCCCGAGATCGCCGAGATTCTCGATTGCCCGGCCGGTACAGTCAAATCGCGCCTGCACCATGCACGTAAACTGCTGAAAGGGCGCCTTGAACGCCGCTATGGCGGTGGTGCGCTTCTGCCAGATCAACCATGA
- a CDS encoding GAF domain-containing sensor histidine kinase produces the protein MSISPTPRSPQVRWQLLGGDRFYIAARWAVFILLMVIGSLLAEQPIWPLVPSMAPVLLLAWAYGLFNLLATVALFVPSLTWLLNAAFVVDILFISGFTYLGQKPRDLFYPLYLLPLVSAAFRLRPLSSLVTGICAALMYVLADLLARIGPNNGTPPTELLALLGLLLRAVALVCIPWLTSSLAERWTANNRLSVELAEQKQQNALGEANAYRDQMRSLYEVAYTLSTTMNYQSVLDTMLIESRKLVPHSCALVLLSTGQPDELYVAASYGIGDLDQQQRLQLGAGQIGQVLRTLDASLIDDVSQQPELAPIGALAHCHAACLIPLRAALRTYGLLLVASDQPNAFNHEQLGMLTALANYAIIALHNAQLVYDLRQERSKLLSKEEEVRHQLARDLHDGPAQALAAITMNVEFIKRLLERDPKRVVGELDKLGALAKRTTHEVRTMLFELRPLALETQGLDVTLRQYLERFQSTTTKIVLESSEISVDLDTKVEGTLFNIIQEAINNALKYAKAGHVWVRLKQTPTALEVTVQDDGCGFDLQKVLSSYEQRGSFGLLNIEERAKLIGGASEMMSAPGQGTTVRVTIPIS, from the coding sequence ATGAGCATATCGCCTACCCCTCGTTCTCCACAAGTACGCTGGCAGCTGCTCGGCGGCGATCGGTTCTACATCGCTGCGCGCTGGGCCGTGTTCATACTGCTGATGGTGATCGGCTCGCTGCTGGCCGAACAGCCGATCTGGCCGCTCGTACCGTCTATGGCGCCGGTGCTGCTGCTGGCATGGGCCTACGGTCTGTTCAACCTGCTCGCTACTGTGGCGCTGTTCGTCCCGTCGTTGACCTGGCTGCTGAACGCTGCATTTGTGGTCGATATCCTGTTCATCTCGGGGTTCACCTACTTAGGTCAGAAGCCACGCGACCTGTTCTACCCGCTGTACCTGCTGCCGCTGGTGAGCGCCGCCTTCCGGCTACGCCCGCTATCGAGCCTGGTCACCGGTATATGTGCGGCGCTGATGTATGTGCTAGCCGACCTGCTGGCACGCATCGGCCCGAACAACGGCACGCCGCCTACCGAGCTACTGGCGCTGCTGGGCCTGCTGCTACGTGCCGTGGCGCTTGTGTGCATCCCCTGGCTCACCAGCAGCCTGGCCGAGCGCTGGACCGCCAATAACCGGCTGAGTGTCGAGCTGGCCGAGCAGAAGCAGCAGAATGCGCTCGGCGAGGCCAACGCCTACCGCGACCAGATGCGCTCGCTCTACGAGGTGGCCTACACGCTCTCGACGACGATGAACTATCAGAGCGTGCTCGACACGATGCTGATCGAGAGCCGCAAGCTGGTGCCGCACAGCTGTGCGCTGGTGCTGCTCTCGACTGGCCAGCCCGACGAGCTGTATGTCGCGGCTTCGTATGGCATCGGCGATCTCGATCAACAGCAGCGCCTTCAGCTAGGCGCCGGCCAGATCGGCCAGGTGTTGCGCACGCTGGATGCCAGCCTGATCGATGATGTGAGCCAGCAGCCCGAACTCGCACCGATCGGCGCGCTGGCACACTGCCACGCCGCCTGCCTCATCCCACTGCGCGCGGCGCTGCGCACCTATGGGCTACTGCTGGTTGCGAGCGATCAGCCCAATGCCTTCAACCACGAGCAGCTAGGCATGCTTACCGCGCTGGCGAATTACGCGATTATCGCGCTGCACAACGCCCAGCTGGTGTACGACCTGCGCCAGGAACGCTCGAAGCTGCTCTCGAAAGAGGAAGAGGTGCGCCACCAGCTTGCGCGCGACCTGCACGATGGCCCGGCCCAGGCGCTGGCGGCGATCACCATGAACGTCGAGTTCATTAAGCGCCTGCTCGAGCGCGACCCCAAACGTGTGGTTGGCGAGCTCGACAAGCTGGGCGCGCTGGCCAAGCGCACCACCCACGAAGTGCGCACAATGCTGTTCGAGCTGCGGCCGCTGGCGCTCGAGACGCAAGGGCTCGATGTGACCCTGCGGCAGTATCTCGAGCGCTTCCAGAGCACCACCACCAAGATCGTGCTCGAGTCAAGCGAGATCTCGGTCGATCTCGACACTAAGGTCGAGGGCACGCTGTTCAATATCATCCAGGAGGCGATCAATAACGCCTTGAAGTACGCTAAGGCTGGGCATGTGTGGGTGCGGCTCAAACAAACGCCCACTGCGCTCGAGGTGACGGTACAGGACGACGGTTGCGGCTTCGATCTGCAGAAAGTGCTCAGCTCGTACGAGCAGCGCGGCTCGTTCGGCCTGCTGAATATCGAGGAGCGCGCCAAGCTGATCGGCGGCGCATCCGAGATGATGTCGGCCCCTGGCCAGGGCACAACCGTGCGTGTGACCATCCCGATCTCGTAA
- the rsmA gene encoding 16S rRNA (adenine(1518)-N(6)/adenine(1519)-N(6))-dimethyltransferase RsmA: protein MENPYLSLTRVRAALRALDLRPTRELGQNFLIDETALATIVGAAELSRADTVVEVGPGLGVLTWELLGRAGHVISVELDPRLAERLRHELAGQPHFTLVQGDILRQSTEQLLHNLAALPIIQRDSQFSALDSRYKVVANLPYAITSAALRHFLEAEAKPALIVVLVQWEVAERITAGPGDLSVLAHSVQLYARPEIVARIPAASFFPAPAVDSAVLRLHIRPAPAVAVPITPLMRLIKAGFLQSRKKLSNALPTGLAAMGTPIDKERALAALAAAGIDPGRRAETVLLEEWARLYAALVGLASPGA, encoded by the coding sequence ATGGAAAACCCCTATCTCTCCCTCACCCGCGTGCGCGCCGCGCTACGAGCACTCGATCTGCGACCAACCCGCGAGCTGGGCCAGAACTTCCTGATCGACGAAACCGCGCTTGCGACGATCGTCGGCGCGGCCGAGCTGTCGCGCGCCGACACAGTGGTGGAGGTTGGCCCTGGCCTGGGCGTGCTCACCTGGGAGCTGTTGGGCCGCGCCGGGCATGTGATCAGCGTCGAGCTCGACCCGCGCCTGGCCGAACGGTTGCGCCACGAGCTGGCCGGCCAGCCGCACTTTACGCTGGTACAGGGCGATATTCTGCGCCAATCGACCGAACAGTTGCTTCACAATCTGGCAGCGCTACCGATCATCCAGCGCGATTCTCAGTTCTCGGCTCTCGATTCTCGCTACAAAGTCGTGGCCAACCTGCCCTATGCAATCACCTCGGCGGCGCTACGGCACTTTCTCGAGGCCGAGGCCAAGCCCGCGCTGATCGTGGTGCTGGTGCAGTGGGAAGTGGCCGAGCGGATCACCGCCGGGCCGGGCGACTTGAGCGTGCTGGCCCACTCGGTGCAGCTCTACGCGCGGCCCGAGATCGTGGCGCGCATACCGGCCGCCAGCTTCTTCCCTGCCCCGGCCGTCGATTCAGCCGTGCTGCGGCTGCATATACGCCCCGCGCCGGCGGTTGCCGTGCCGATCACCCCGCTGATGCGCCTGATCAAGGCCGGGTTCCTCCAATCGCGCAAGAAGCTCTCGAATGCGCTGCCGACCGGCCTGGCCGCGATGGGCACGCCGATCGACAAGGAGCGTGCGCTGGCAGCACTTGCCGCCGCCGGCATCGACCCCGGCCGCCGCGCCGAGACGGTGTTGCTCGAAGAGTGGGCCAGGCTATACGCGGCGCTCGTGGGCCTTGCCTCCCCTGGTGCATGA
- a CDS encoding homocysteine S-methyltransferase family protein: MNKPTYLEALRARVLLYDGAMGTSIDLFNLSAEDYGGERTNGNRDYLVITRPDVIEQIHTSFMEAGCDVLETDTFQSTRLRLEEWGLAERTAEINQAAARLARSVADRFEAQDGRPRYVAGSLGPTGKLPSSDDPALADISFDELSEIFYEQASALIAGGVDVLLIETSVDILEVKAAIDGIRRAKASAGRPVAVQAQIFLDLSGRMLLGTEVPAVIATLEAMPVDVIGLNCSTGPEHMREAIQYLCTHSRLPISCIPNAGLPLEVDGETVYPMQPEPFARILGEFVHTYGVAVVGGCCGTTPAHIRALRAAVGYQRTPTPRTIDYIPSVSSGVKAAALRQDATITMIGERVNTLGSRKVKRLLLNDDYDGVLEVAREQVDGGAHLLDVCVATTERADELDQMTRLVKKLTMNVELPLVLDTTEADVLKAALEIYPGRAIINSLSLEGGRGEKLDRTMPLVARYGAAVMVMTIDEDGMAHTAAQKLSIAQRIAQIAQDEFGVPNEALIFDVLTFPITTGQDELRRAAIETIEGIRLVKQHLPGCFTTLGVSNLSFGVAPHARAALNSVFLQHAIAAGLDTAIINPAHVMPYAEIPAEQRELCEDLIFNRRDDALTRFIQFYEQNATAETESKADATAGMTVAQRLHWKIVHRKKEGVEDDVDLLMAEQMNLSVDDFQLHVAGSGVRAGDSTVQPAPLQTDRPASALPKGEAAVNVLNSVLLPAMKEVGDLFGAGQLILPFVLQSAEVMKKTVAYLERYLDKLDGATKGRVVLATVYGDVHDIGKNLVHTILANNGYTVYDLGKQVPLNTIIEKAVEIQADAIGLSALLVSTSKQMPLCVQELHRRGLSFPVLVGGAAINKQYGQRISFVADEQPYEPGVFYCKDAFEGLETMDKLADPAIGPQFTRQTIVDAAAVLHQRQRGRVALADLGKASQAAEQVRSNVRRDVPVPTPPFWGAQVMTRIKLQDVVDCLDRNALYRLQWGAKNAKGPEWEQLKRDFELKTRELLREAERDGWLEPKVVYGYFPVRANGNELIVYDPASVRTQNPEPGASHVPFTALSSLRELTRFVFPRQPERERLCLADYFRSDASGFDVAAFQIVTMGTRVDDLTEALHKTGDYSRSYYIHGLSVSLAEALAEYTNRLVRQSLGLRGEGGKRYSWGYPACPDLDEHAKLFGILPAEQIGVTLTEAFQLVPEQSTAAIVVHHPEAKYFSIGSAAERAGHDVTAVVA; the protein is encoded by the coding sequence GTGAACAAGCCAACCTACCTCGAAGCACTACGAGCGCGCGTGTTGCTCTACGACGGCGCGATGGGCACCAGCATCGACCTATTCAACCTGAGCGCCGAGGACTACGGTGGCGAGCGCACCAACGGCAACCGCGACTACCTGGTGATCACCCGGCCCGACGTGATCGAGCAGATCCACACGTCGTTCATGGAGGCAGGCTGCGACGTGCTCGAGACCGATACCTTCCAGAGCACGCGCCTGCGGCTGGAGGAATGGGGCCTGGCCGAGCGCACCGCCGAGATCAACCAGGCCGCCGCGCGGCTGGCGCGCAGCGTGGCCGATCGCTTTGAGGCCCAGGATGGCCGCCCGCGCTACGTGGCTGGCTCGCTCGGGCCAACCGGCAAGCTGCCTTCGTCGGACGACCCGGCGCTGGCCGATATTAGCTTCGACGAGTTGTCCGAGATCTTCTACGAGCAGGCCAGCGCACTGATCGCCGGCGGCGTAGACGTGCTGCTGATCGAGACCAGCGTCGATATCCTCGAGGTCAAAGCCGCGATCGACGGCATCCGCCGCGCGAAGGCCAGCGCCGGCCGGCCGGTGGCTGTGCAGGCACAGATCTTCCTCGACCTATCGGGCCGCATGCTGTTAGGCACCGAGGTGCCGGCGGTCATCGCCACACTTGAGGCAATGCCGGTCGATGTGATCGGCCTGAACTGCAGCACCGGCCCCGAGCATATGCGCGAGGCCATCCAATACCTGTGTACACACTCGCGGCTGCCGATCTCGTGCATCCCCAACGCCGGCCTGCCGCTCGAAGTCGACGGCGAAACGGTCTACCCGATGCAGCCCGAGCCGTTCGCGCGCATCCTGGGCGAGTTCGTTCACACGTATGGCGTGGCGGTGGTGGGCGGCTGCTGCGGCACTACGCCGGCGCATATCCGCGCGCTGCGCGCGGCCGTGGGCTACCAGCGCACGCCGACGCCGCGCACGATCGACTACATCCCAAGTGTGTCGTCGGGCGTGAAAGCCGCCGCACTGCGCCAGGATGCGACGATCACCATGATCGGCGAGCGCGTCAACACGCTCGGCTCGCGCAAGGTCAAGCGGCTGCTGCTGAACGACGACTACGACGGCGTGCTGGAAGTAGCGCGCGAGCAGGTCGACGGCGGCGCGCACCTGCTCGATGTGTGTGTGGCCACTACCGAGCGGGCCGACGAACTCGACCAGATGACCCGGCTTGTGAAAAAGCTGACCATGAATGTCGAGCTGCCGCTGGTGCTCGACACCACCGAGGCCGACGTGCTCAAGGCGGCGCTGGAAATCTACCCCGGCCGCGCGATCATCAACTCGCTCTCGCTTGAGGGCGGGCGCGGCGAGAAGCTCGATCGAACCATGCCGCTGGTGGCGCGCTACGGCGCGGCCGTGATGGTGATGACGATCGACGAAGACGGCATGGCCCATACGGCCGCGCAGAAACTATCGATCGCCCAGCGGATCGCGCAGATCGCACAGGACGAGTTTGGCGTGCCGAACGAGGCGCTGATCTTCGACGTGCTGACCTTCCCAATCACAACCGGCCAGGACGAGCTGCGCCGCGCGGCGATCGAGACGATCGAGGGCATACGGCTGGTGAAGCAGCACCTGCCCGGCTGCTTCACCACACTCGGTGTGAGCAACCTGTCGTTCGGGGTCGCGCCGCACGCGCGCGCCGCGCTGAACTCGGTCTTCTTGCAGCACGCTATCGCGGCCGGGCTCGATACCGCGATCATCAACCCGGCCCACGTCATGCCGTATGCCGAGATTCCAGCCGAGCAGCGTGAGCTGTGCGAAGACTTGATCTTCAACCGGCGCGATGATGCGCTGACGCGCTTCATCCAATTCTACGAGCAGAACGCTACCGCCGAGACCGAGAGCAAGGCCGACGCGACCGCTGGTATGACCGTAGCGCAACGCCTGCACTGGAAGATCGTCCACCGCAAGAAAGAGGGCGTCGAGGACGATGTGGATCTGCTGATGGCCGAGCAGATGAATCTATCGGTTGACGATTTCCAGTTGCACGTCGCAGGTTCGGGCGTGCGGGCCGGCGATAGCACCGTTCAACCCGCACCCTTGCAAACCGATCGGCCTGCGAGCGCACTGCCGAAGGGAGAGGCCGCCGTCAATGTCCTCAACAGCGTGCTGCTGCCAGCGATGAAGGAGGTCGGCGACCTGTTCGGGGCCGGCCAGCTGATCCTGCCATTTGTGCTGCAGAGCGCCGAGGTGATGAAGAAGACCGTGGCCTACCTCGAGCGCTACCTCGACAAGCTCGACGGCGCGACCAAAGGCAGAGTGGTGCTGGCGACGGTCTATGGCGATGTCCACGACATCGGCAAGAACCTGGTGCATACGATCCTGGCGAACAACGGCTACACGGTATACGACCTGGGCAAGCAAGTGCCGCTGAACACGATCATTGAGAAGGCGGTTGAGATACAGGCCGACGCGATCGGCCTCTCGGCGCTGCTGGTGAGCACCTCGAAGCAAATGCCGCTGTGCGTGCAAGAGCTGCACCGGCGCGGGCTGAGCTTCCCGGTGCTAGTGGGCGGGGCGGCGATCAACAAACAATACGGCCAGCGCATCAGCTTTGTAGCCGACGAGCAGCCGTACGAGCCGGGCGTGTTCTACTGTAAAGATGCATTCGAGGGCCTCGAAACGATGGACAAGCTGGCCGACCCGGCCATAGGCCCGCAGTTCACCCGGCAGACGATCGTCGACGCGGCGGCGGTGCTGCATCAACGGCAGCGCGGGCGCGTGGCGCTGGCCGATCTGGGCAAGGCCAGCCAGGCCGCCGAGCAGGTGCGCTCGAATGTGCGCCGCGACGTGCCGGTGCCTACGCCACCGTTCTGGGGCGCGCAGGTGATGACACGCATCAAGCTGCAAGATGTGGTCGACTGCCTCGACCGCAACGCGCTGTACCGGCTGCAATGGGGCGCTAAGAACGCCAAAGGCCCGGAGTGGGAGCAGCTGAAGCGCGATTTCGAGCTGAAGACGCGCGAGCTGCTGCGCGAAGCCGAGCGCGACGGCTGGCTCGAGCCGAAGGTGGTGTACGGCTACTTCCCGGTGCGCGCCAACGGCAACGAGCTGATCGTGTACGACCCGGCCAGCGTGAGAACCCAGAACCCAGAGCCAGGCGCCAGCCATGTTCCGTTCACGGCGCTCAGCTCGCTTCGCGAGCTAACCCGTTTTGTGTTCCCACGCCAGCCCGAGCGCGAGCGGCTGTGCCTGGCCGACTACTTCCGCAGTGACGCGAGCGGCTTCGATGTGGCCGCATTCCAGATCGTAACGATGGGCACGCGCGTCGACGACCTGACCGAAGCGCTGCACAAAACCGGCGACTACAGCCGCAGCTACTACATCCATGGGCTGAGCGTGTCGCTGGCCGAGGCGCTGGCCGAGTATACGAACCGGCTGGTGCGCCAGAGCCTGGGGCTGCGTGGCGAGGGTGGCAAGCGCTATTCGTGGGGCTACCCGGCCTGCCCAGATCTGGATGAACACGCCAAGCTATTTGGCATTCTGCCGGCCGAGCAGATCGGCGTGACACTGACCGAGGCATTTCAGCTGGTGCCCGAGCAGAGCACAGCAGCGATTGTCGTACACCACCCCGAAGCGAAATACTTCAGCATCGGCTCGGCAGCCGAGCGCGCTGGCCATGATGTGACTGCGGTGGTGGCGTAG